From a region of the Theobroma cacao cultivar B97-61/B2 chromosome 8, Criollo_cocoa_genome_V2, whole genome shotgun sequence genome:
- the LOC18592262 gene encoding small ribosomal subunit protein S13, mitochondrial — MLGLRGSVGVLSDVSHQLLQNITFHGIKVQYIRVGGAEIPDHKRLAVSLQSIFGIGRTRARQILSELNIDNKLTNELTGKELMSLREHVSSTYVIGEDLRRCVNADMTRLKVIQCYKGIRHEDKLPCRGQHTKTNARTAKKGFNAVVERHKASPKS; from the exons ATGTTGGGTTTACGGGGTTCAGTTGGAGTACTCTCCGATGTCAGTCATCAGCTTCTCCAAAACATAACG TTCCATGGAATAAAAGTGCAATACATTCGTGTGGGAGGTGCTGAAATTCCAGACCACAAGCGCCTTGCAGTTTCTCTTCAGAGCATCTTTGGAATTGGCCGTACTAGAGCTCGCCAGATCTTAAGCGAGCTCAATATAGATAACAAACTCACTAATGAATTAACTGGAAAAGAACTCATGTCTCTCCGTGAGCATGTCTCTTCCACATATGTCATTGGAGAAGATTTG AGGCGATGTGTCAATGCAGACATGACCAGATTGAAGGTTATTCAGTGCTATAAAGGGATCAGGCATGAGGATAAGTTGCCTTGCAGAGGACAGCACACAAAAACCAATGCCCGGACTGCAAAGAAGGGATTTAATGCTGTTGTAGAGAGACATAAAGCCTCTCCTAAGTCCTAA